In Bradyrhizobium guangxiense, the following are encoded in one genomic region:
- a CDS encoding TldD/PmbA family protein — protein sequence MSKASRDLFDQSALSDLAQRLVEAARRAGADAADAVAVRGVSQGVEVRDGRVEESERSEGDDVGLRVLVGQRQAVVSTNDVSGDAVTKLAERAVAMARVAPDDKYVGLADPALLARDFPDLDLLDPDVPATSELERRALAAEAAALGVKGVTKSGGASASAGIGGMVLVTSTGFHGSYLRSSQGISATAISGEGTSMERDYDFPSAPHAADLLSPEAVGRSAGERTVARYNPRKVETCKVPVVFDPRVAGSLVGHLVGAINGASIARKTSFLKDRLGQQLFAKNIRIIDDPLRRRGLRSQTFDAEGVAVKKTALVDEGVLTTWLLDCATARELGLVTTGHAHRGVSSSPSPGPYNLHLEAGTPTPAELISDISQGFYVTDLIGSGVNGVTGDYSRGASGFWIENGQITYPVSEVTIAGHLFEIFKSMQPANNLEFRYGINAPTVRIEGLTLGGR from the coding sequence GAGACCTGTTCGATCAGTCCGCGCTGTCCGATCTCGCACAGAGGCTTGTGGAAGCGGCCAGGCGCGCGGGCGCGGATGCCGCCGATGCGGTCGCGGTGCGCGGCGTCTCGCAGGGCGTCGAGGTGCGGGATGGGCGTGTCGAGGAATCCGAGCGGTCCGAGGGCGACGATGTCGGCCTCCGTGTCTTGGTTGGCCAGCGCCAGGCGGTGGTCTCGACCAACGACGTCAGCGGCGATGCCGTGACCAAGCTCGCTGAACGCGCGGTGGCGATGGCGCGCGTCGCGCCCGACGACAAATATGTCGGCCTCGCCGATCCCGCGCTGCTCGCGCGCGACTTCCCCGACCTCGACCTGCTCGATCCCGATGTGCCCGCGACGAGCGAGCTCGAGCGCCGCGCGCTCGCGGCCGAGGCAGCTGCACTCGGCGTCAAGGGCGTGACCAAGTCCGGCGGCGCCTCGGCCTCCGCCGGCATCGGCGGCATGGTGCTCGTCACCTCGACCGGCTTCCACGGCTCTTACTTGCGCTCCAGCCAGGGCATCTCGGCCACCGCCATCTCGGGCGAAGGCACCAGCATGGAGCGCGATTACGACTTCCCCTCGGCGCCGCATGCCGCCGATCTGTTGTCGCCGGAAGCCGTCGGCCGTTCCGCCGGCGAGCGCACCGTGGCGCGCTACAATCCGCGCAAGGTCGAGACCTGCAAGGTGCCGGTGGTGTTCGATCCGCGCGTTGCCGGCTCGCTGGTCGGCCATCTGGTCGGCGCCATCAACGGCGCCTCGATCGCGCGCAAGACCAGCTTCCTGAAGGACAGGCTCGGCCAGCAGCTGTTCGCCAAGAACATTCGTATCATCGACGATCCCTTGCGCCGGCGCGGCCTGCGCTCGCAGACCTTCGACGCCGAGGGCGTGGCCGTGAAGAAGACCGCGCTGGTCGACGAGGGCGTGCTGACGACCTGGCTGCTGGACTGCGCCACCGCGCGTGAGCTCGGCCTCGTCACCACGGGCCATGCCCATCGCGGCGTGTCGTCCTCGCCTTCGCCCGGACCGTATAATCTGCATCTCGAAGCCGGCACGCCGACGCCCGCCGAGTTGATCTCCGACATCAGCCAAGGATTCTACGTCACCGATCTGATCGGCTCCGGCGTCAACGGCGTCACCGGCGATTACAGCCGCGGCGCCTCCGGCTTCTGGATCGAGAACGGCCAGATCACCTATCCTGTCAGCGAGGTGACGATCGCCGGCCACCTGTTCGAGATCTTCAAGTCGATGCAGCCGGCGAACAATCTCGAATTCCGCTACGGCATCAATGCGCCGACGGTGCGCATCGAGGGTTTGACGCTTGGCGGACGCTGA
- a CDS encoding 3'(2'),5'-bisphosphate nucleotidase CysQ, whose translation MADADANDTILTRDAALLQDTVREAGVLAQSLFRTELKKWTKGASSPVSEADIAVNDLLETRLRSATPDYGWLSEESADDADRLSRRLTWIVDPIDGTRNYLNGHDDWCVSVALVEDAAPVLAAVFAPTSGEFFFAARGRGTTLNDVPVRASSGAELDFARVAGPKPLVERLKPSLGDIKLHPRIGSLALRLCRVAHGALDAAFAGGNSHDWDLAAADLIVQEADGRMSDLSGEPILYNRREVAHGVLVAAGRDRHAGIVAHFRNRPLA comes from the coding sequence TTGGCGGACGCTGACGCGAACGACACCATCCTGACGCGCGACGCGGCGCTGCTGCAAGATACGGTGCGGGAAGCGGGTGTGCTGGCACAGTCGCTGTTCCGTACCGAGCTGAAGAAGTGGACCAAAGGCGCGTCTTCGCCGGTGTCGGAAGCCGACATCGCCGTCAACGACCTGCTCGAAACGCGCCTGCGCAGTGCGACGCCGGATTATGGCTGGCTCTCGGAGGAGAGCGCCGACGACGCGGACCGCCTGTCGCGGCGGCTGACCTGGATCGTCGATCCCATCGACGGCACGCGCAATTACCTCAACGGCCATGACGACTGGTGCGTCAGCGTCGCGCTGGTCGAGGATGCGGCGCCGGTGCTGGCCGCGGTATTCGCGCCGACGAGCGGCGAGTTCTTCTTCGCCGCGCGCGGACGCGGCACGACGCTCAACGACGTCCCGGTGCGGGCGAGCTCAGGAGCCGAGCTGGACTTTGCCCGCGTCGCCGGCCCAAAACCCCTGGTCGAGCGCCTCAAGCCCTCACTCGGCGACATCAAGCTGCATCCGCGAATCGGCTCGCTCGCGCTGCGCCTGTGCCGGGTCGCCCATGGTGCGCTGGATGCGGCTTTTGCGGGGGGCAACAGCCATGATTGGGACCTTGCGGCGGCCGATTTGATCGTGCAGGAAGCCGATGGTAGGATGAGCGACCTCTCCGGAGAACCCATCCTCTATAACCGCCGGGAAGTGGCGCACGGGGTGCTGGTGGCAGCGGGACGCGATCGTCATGCGGGCATAGTCGCGCATTTTCGAAACCGCCCCTTGGCCTGA
- a CDS encoding DUF4170 domain-containing protein: protein MPDSAPQQLLHLVIGGELVDLEHNTFKNLDDVEIVGLYPNYATAHAAWRAKAQSTVDNAQMRYFIVHLHRLLDPNQEPAR, encoded by the coding sequence ATGCCAGATAGTGCCCCGCAACAACTGCTTCACCTCGTCATCGGCGGCGAGCTCGTCGATCTCGAGCACAACACCTTCAAGAACCTCGACGACGTCGAGATCGTCGGCCTCTATCCGAATTATGCGACCGCTCACGCCGCCTGGCGGGCCAAGGCGCAGAGCACGGTCGACAACGCGCAGATGCGCTATTTCATCGTCCATCTCCACCGGCTGCTCGACCCGAATCAAGAACCGGCGCGTTGA